From one Treponema denticola genomic stretch:
- a CDS encoding aminotransferase class V-fold PLP-dependent enzyme produces the protein MKKRIFLDNAAGAFPKAPGLDQALAMALNMGTGNINRSTYTETEEAGLAVIETRELLCKLFNFQPATHVIFTSGVTASLNYIIKGFLKSGDRVLTSSFEHNAVMRPLVQMEKLGVKIDRVPAILKNGGAFVDTSLIESMIRPETRLAIFSHASNVTGFIQPIEEIASILKKHNIPLVIDGAQTAGHIPVDLAQLKPAAFCFTGHKGLLGPQGTGGILFDKDFAKEVEPLITGGTGSASDSEETPSFMPDKFEAGTQNIIGIAGLYHSLKWLDSFGIQNIHKREQKLLKLFLDGIKSLPIKIAGGESAENRVGIVSIDFSEFMDNAEAGAALEEKYGILTRCGLHCSPSAHKSIGTFPQGTVRFSTGPFTIEEEIETAIRAVKELCSKA, from the coding sequence ATGAAAAAGCGTATCTTTTTAGACAACGCGGCCGGAGCTTTTCCTAAGGCTCCCGGGCTAGATCAAGCTCTTGCGATGGCATTAAATATGGGAACGGGAAATATTAACCGCAGCACCTACACCGAAACCGAAGAAGCAGGTCTTGCCGTCATCGAAACAAGGGAACTCTTATGTAAGCTCTTTAATTTTCAGCCGGCAACCCATGTTATTTTTACATCGGGAGTTACGGCAAGTCTAAACTATATTATCAAAGGTTTTCTCAAATCGGGCGACAGAGTTTTAACAAGCTCCTTTGAGCATAATGCCGTAATGCGGCCTCTGGTTCAAATGGAAAAATTAGGTGTAAAGATTGACCGCGTTCCTGCAATCTTAAAAAACGGAGGAGCCTTTGTAGATACTTCCTTAATCGAATCTATGATAAGGCCTGAAACCCGCCTTGCCATTTTTTCACATGCTTCAAATGTAACGGGCTTTATTCAACCTATCGAAGAAATTGCCTCAATCCTAAAAAAGCACAATATTCCTTTAGTAATAGACGGAGCCCAAACTGCCGGCCACATTCCCGTCGACCTTGCACAATTAAAACCGGCAGCCTTTTGCTTTACGGGACATAAGGGCTTACTCGGCCCCCAAGGAACCGGAGGCATCTTATTCGATAAGGATTTTGCAAAAGAGGTTGAGCCCCTCATCACAGGCGGAACAGGAAGTGCATCCGATTCGGAAGAAACGCCCTCCTTTATGCCCGATAAATTCGAAGCCGGAACTCAAAACATAATCGGAATTGCAGGCCTTTACCACAGCTTAAAATGGCTGGATTCTTTCGGGATTCAAAACATTCATAAGCGAGAACAAAAATTGCTTAAACTATTTTTGGACGGAATAAAAAGCCTTCCGATAAAAATTGCGGGAGGAGAATCCGCTGAAAACAGGGTTGGAATTGTTTCGATAGACTTTTCCGAATTTATGGACAATGCGGAAGCCGGCGCAGCTCTCGAAGAAAAATACGGCATCCTTACCCGCTGCGGCCTCCATTGTTCGCCTTCGGCTCATAAGTCCATCGGCACCTTTCCGCAAGGCACGGTAAGATTTTCGACAGGCCCCTTTACAATCGAAGAAGAAATTGAAACGGCAATAAGGGCTGTAAAGGAGCTTTGCTCAAAGGCTTAA
- the queA gene encoding tRNA preQ1(34) S-adenosylmethionine ribosyltransferase-isomerase QueA — translation MLTKEFNFDLPEELIAQSPSEKRGGDRLLILDKQSGKLEDRLFTELPEILPKNALMIFNNSKVRHARIYAKSKTNAVCEFLMINPMKDSDGSLWQVMAKKAKRQKPGKTFLFEDGTKAEIIESEIPLESEFRCMKFNRVIDDEWLDKYGHMPLPPYIHRKDTQEDADRYQTVYAEIYGSIAAPTAGLHFTQEVLSKIRDKGIDIEYVTLHVGLGTFLPVRAEKIENHKMHTEHFFISEKTAQAVEKAKKEGRPIIAVGTTTVRTLESAWDETRKELKRGNQSTDIFIYPSYKFKLIDKLFTNFHTPESSLVMLVSALAGKENIFKAYSHAVEEKYKFFSYGDAMLIL, via the coding sequence ATGCTTACAAAAGAATTTAACTTTGACTTGCCCGAAGAGCTGATAGCTCAATCTCCCTCCGAAAAAAGAGGCGGCGACAGGCTTTTAATTTTAGACAAACAAAGCGGAAAACTTGAAGACCGGCTTTTTACGGAGCTGCCTGAAATTCTTCCAAAAAATGCCCTGATGATTTTTAATAACTCGAAGGTTCGCCATGCCCGCATTTATGCAAAAAGCAAGACAAATGCAGTATGCGAATTTCTAATGATTAATCCTATGAAGGATTCGGACGGTTCCCTTTGGCAAGTTATGGCAAAAAAAGCAAAACGCCAAAAACCCGGGAAGACCTTTTTATTTGAAGACGGAACTAAGGCCGAAATAATAGAGTCCGAGATACCTCTCGAAAGCGAATTCCGCTGTATGAAATTCAATAGAGTTATCGATGATGAATGGCTCGATAAATACGGGCACATGCCCCTGCCTCCATACATTCACCGGAAAGACACCCAAGAAGATGCAGACCGCTATCAGACCGTCTATGCAGAAATATATGGCTCGATTGCGGCTCCCACTGCAGGCCTCCACTTTACCCAAGAGGTGCTTTCAAAAATAAGGGATAAGGGAATCGATATTGAATATGTAACCCTCCATGTAGGACTCGGCACCTTTCTTCCCGTACGGGCGGAAAAAATAGAAAACCATAAGATGCACACCGAACATTTTTTTATTTCGGAAAAAACGGCTCAGGCTGTTGAAAAAGCCAAGAAGGAAGGAAGGCCTATTATAGCTGTAGGAACGACCACCGTGCGCACCCTCGAATCCGCATGGGATGAAACAAGAAAAGAATTAAAACGGGGCAATCAGTCTACGGATATTTTTATTTACCCCTCATATAAGTTTAAGCTGATAGATAAGCTCTTTACCAATTTTCACACCCCGGAGTCGAGCCTCGTAATGCTGGTCTCCGCCCTCGCAGGAAAAGAAAATATTTTTAAAGCCTACAGCCATGCCGTCGAAGAAAAATATAAATTCTTTTCTTACGGGGATGCAATGCTGATTTTGTAG
- a CDS encoding ankyrin repeat domain-containing protein encodes MNVAIFYDEKKKDAAMAIKNIIISHECDVTLYNEDEIWKDENLHTPRHIMKNITHVLFTYSKSPATYLGFMFFSGYATGLNLPVLVLEESEKLELPKNFLRSFVMLTIKSFEAYFEVEKKRFTENQLKELARTKLLENGYSLFIPNYVRAVKNNEKEIVELFIDAGFDPSQKDSLGTPVLSLAVRNKCFETLELLLEKGAAINLCAEDRNYSALMDAAQVGYLEAVQALLEKKADTNIQSKDGQTALILSVGRREADIVEMLVKHGADCNIKDGLGMSALGYAKLFGDKKILSLFGEQTN; translated from the coding sequence ATGAATGTCGCTATTTTCTATGATGAAAAGAAAAAAGACGCAGCGATGGCTATTAAAAATATAATCATATCCCACGAATGTGATGTAACTTTATACAATGAAGATGAGATATGGAAAGATGAAAATTTACATACGCCGCGCCATATTATGAAAAATATTACTCATGTTCTTTTTACTTACAGTAAAAGTCCGGCTACTTATTTGGGCTTTATGTTTTTTTCGGGCTATGCCACAGGTTTAAATCTTCCGGTTCTTGTACTTGAAGAAAGCGAAAAGCTCGAACTGCCGAAGAATTTTTTGCGTTCTTTTGTTATGCTGACAATTAAGTCCTTTGAGGCCTATTTTGAGGTAGAAAAAAAACGCTTTACGGAAAATCAGCTTAAAGAGCTGGCCCGTACAAAACTTTTAGAAAACGGTTATTCTCTTTTTATTCCGAATTATGTGCGTGCGGTTAAAAATAACGAAAAAGAAATCGTAGAACTTTTTATCGACGCAGGCTTTGACCCTTCGCAAAAAGATTCCCTAGGAACACCGGTTCTATCCCTTGCCGTAAGAAACAAATGTTTTGAAACACTTGAACTCCTGCTTGAAAAAGGGGCGGCAATAAACCTTTGTGCCGAAGACAGAAACTACTCTGCCCTGATGGATGCGGCTCAAGTCGGATACCTTGAAGCGGTACAAGCCCTCCTCGAAAAAAAAGCCGATACCAATATTCAAAGCAAGGACGGACAAACAGCCTTGATTCTTTCAGTAGGCCGCCGTGAAGCCGATATTGTAGAAATGCTTGTAAAGCACGGAGCCGACTGTAATATCAAGGACGGCCTAGGTATGTCTGCCCTTGGATATGCAAAACTCTTCGGAGATAAAAAAATTTTATCCTTGTTTGGCGAACAAACAAATTAA
- the amrA gene encoding AmmeMemoRadiSam system protein A, translating into MSKKELCAKDTNLRAAYIAPHPPIIIPEIGRGEEKKIASTSKALKTISKEVKQIEPETIIIITPHAKMHRGAVTINTAPVIEGTMAQFGCPDLRFSAKNDERIVKEIIKKCKKTGFPCAAIDMNLDHGSFVPLYFISSEFSNFSLVHINYGIMLSAMLEEFGSILSDIIEEKKCKSVFIASGDLSHRLLSTGPYGFAPEGPKFDKEFVRIIEKGSLSEFADIPPLLTEKAGECGLNSFLILSGLLSCYKHSQELLSYEGPFGVGYGVARFNVESIRQPEDEDLEIVFNKKKKFILPDSQTNDPYINLARRSIIYYLKHNKFLKPKNTEGIQSGKAGVFVCLKKKGELRGCIGTILPTKSRISEEIIKNAVSAALNDPRFPPVDLSEMDEIVCSVDILAEPEEIKSISDLDVKRFGVIVSSGSRTGLLLPNLEGIDSAGMQVAIALQKGGISPEEPYRMYRFEVIRHE; encoded by the coding sequence ATGAGCAAAAAAGAGCTTTGTGCAAAAGATACTAATCTAAGGGCTGCATATATCGCCCCGCATCCTCCGATAATAATTCCCGAAATAGGCAGGGGAGAGGAGAAAAAAATAGCCTCAACTTCTAAGGCTCTTAAAACCATATCGAAAGAAGTAAAGCAAATAGAACCTGAAACTATTATAATCATAACTCCCCATGCAAAAATGCACCGAGGGGCGGTTACAATAAATACGGCTCCGGTTATCGAAGGAACTATGGCTCAATTCGGTTGTCCCGATTTGCGTTTTTCGGCAAAAAACGATGAGCGGATTGTAAAAGAAATAATCAAAAAATGTAAAAAGACGGGATTTCCCTGTGCGGCCATAGACATGAATCTTGATCACGGCTCCTTTGTTCCGCTTTATTTTATAAGCTCAGAGTTTTCAAATTTTTCTCTTGTGCATATAAATTACGGAATTATGTTGAGCGCAATGCTTGAAGAATTCGGGTCAATTCTTTCCGATATTATTGAAGAAAAAAAATGCAAATCGGTTTTTATTGCGAGCGGAGATCTTTCACATCGGCTTCTTTCTACAGGCCCTTACGGTTTTGCTCCTGAAGGACCCAAATTCGATAAGGAATTTGTAAGAATTATAGAAAAGGGAAGTCTTTCCGAATTTGCCGATATTCCTCCTTTGCTTACCGAAAAGGCGGGGGAGTGCGGGCTTAATTCTTTTTTAATTTTGTCGGGGCTTTTATCCTGCTATAAACATTCTCAAGAGCTGCTTTCCTACGAGGGCCCATTCGGAGTCGGATACGGTGTTGCTCGATTTAATGTTGAATCTATAAGGCAGCCGGAAGATGAGGACTTAGAGATTGTTTTTAACAAAAAGAAGAAATTTATATTGCCCGATTCTCAAACAAATGACCCTTATATAAATCTTGCACGCAGGAGTATTATCTACTATTTAAAGCATAATAAGTTTTTAAAACCTAAGAATACCGAGGGTATTCAATCGGGAAAGGCCGGCGTTTTTGTATGCTTAAAGAAAAAAGGGGAGCTTCGAGGATGTATAGGTACAATACTTCCTACCAAAAGCCGCATAAGTGAAGAAATAATTAAAAATGCAGTATCGGCAGCCTTGAATGACCCGCGTTTTCCGCCCGTCGATTTATCCGAAATGGACGAAATTGTCTGTTCTGTCGATATTCTTGCAGAACCGGAAGAAATAAAATCGATTTCGGATTTGGATGTAAAGCGTTTCGGTGTGATAGTCTCATCAGGTTCGAGGACAGGACTTCTTTTACCCAACCTTGAAGGTATCGATTCCGCCGGTATGCAGGTTGCCATAGCTCTTCAAAAAGGCGGAATAAGCCCCGAAGAACCTTACCGCATGTACCGCTTTGAAGTTATAAGGCATGAATAA
- a CDS encoding shikimate kinase translates to MIIFLIGMSRAGKTETGRALSKKLKASFVDTDSYMEEVYGKTIRELYQVFGEKKFRLKEFECLNKIIEKIIEKFSSCSNDKNAIYCECENAVHCDDVNAIVSTGGGYAENEAIIKKLKDFSGIILIDTAPAEIFYRIKTSAYKKGFYPAFLGENIKNEKEAEDRFFSIYKRRIKIYRALSSFSINPKGLSPEETADKIISSL, encoded by the coding sequence ATGATTATATTTTTAATCGGAATGAGCCGAGCCGGAAAAACCGAAACGGGCAGGGCTCTTTCAAAAAAACTTAAAGCTTCTTTTGTAGATACGGATTCCTATATGGAGGAAGTTTACGGGAAAACGATAAGAGAACTTTATCAAGTCTTTGGAGAAAAAAAATTCCGTCTAAAAGAATTTGAATGCCTTAACAAAATAATCGAAAAAATAATCGAAAAATTTTCGTCTTGTTCCAATGACAAAAACGCCATTTATTGTGAGTGCGAAAATGCTGTTCACTGTGATGATGTAAACGCCATTGTCAGCACCGGAGGAGGCTATGCGGAAAACGAAGCCATTATCAAAAAGCTAAAAGATTTCTCCGGAATAATTTTAATCGATACCGCTCCGGCCGAGATTTTTTATAGAATAAAAACGTCTGCATATAAAAAAGGCTTTTACCCTGCCTTTTTAGGAGAAAATATTAAAAATGAAAAAGAGGCGGAAGACCGTTTTTTTTCGATATATAAAAGGCGTATAAAAATCTACAGGGCTCTATCTTCCTTTTCCATAAACCCGAAAGGCCTCTCGCCCGAAGAAACGGCAGATAAAATTATTTCATCTTTGTAA
- a CDS encoding NAD(P)-dependent malic enzyme — MKSINKELNSITELFPSDFTDDEKALAKTHFLKKLSILTHSFYGGKLQTVPKCGLYGFNWFNVWYTPGVSAISTSIRDDNETSFALSNKGNLVAVVSDSTRVLGDGDCTPPGGLGVMEGKCMLMKYLGGVDSYPLCIDSIVRVDEEGKRGVKAGKHDPDKIIDFVRMLEPSVGAVNLEDIQQPDCFKVLDTLREVCEIPVWHDDAQGTACITLAGLLNAIKLAGKKMEDCKIVLLGAGASNTTIARLILADGGKPENMIICDSRGALHSGRKDIEEDKRYYRKWELCLQTNPKKIETFDEAMKGADVLIALSTPGPNTVTKEQVASMNEKAIVFTCANPIPEIWPHEAKAAGAFIVGTGRGDFPNQINNSVCFPGILKGALLVRAKKISDGMAIRCSHSIADYSEKKGINPDNIVVTMQDEDVFAVEAADVAMQAIKEGLARVTMTWDEAYKKAKKDIEESRSLTKMLMEKDFIKEPPQEFYEKALEYAVEQIKKNRK, encoded by the coding sequence ATGAAAAGCATTAATAAGGAGTTGAACTCCATTACTGAATTATTCCCATCCGATTTTACGGATGATGAAAAGGCTCTCGCAAAAACGCATTTTTTAAAGAAACTGTCTATTTTAACGCACAGTTTTTACGGCGGAAAACTCCAGACTGTTCCCAAATGCGGTTTATACGGGTTTAACTGGTTTAATGTATGGTACACACCGGGCGTTTCTGCTATTTCTACCTCAATTCGCGATGATAATGAAACATCCTTTGCTCTTTCCAACAAAGGGAACTTGGTTGCTGTTGTAAGCGACTCTACACGAGTCTTGGGCGACGGCGACTGCACCCCTCCCGGAGGATTGGGAGTTATGGAAGGCAAATGTATGCTTATGAAGTATTTAGGCGGAGTTGACTCATATCCTCTGTGTATCGATTCTATTGTAAGGGTTGACGAAGAAGGAAAAAGGGGCGTAAAAGCCGGAAAGCATGACCCCGACAAGATTATCGATTTTGTCAGAATGCTTGAGCCTTCAGTAGGAGCCGTAAACCTCGAAGATATTCAACAGCCCGACTGCTTTAAGGTTTTGGATACCTTAAGAGAGGTCTGCGAAATTCCCGTTTGGCATGATGACGCTCAAGGCACCGCCTGTATAACCCTTGCAGGTCTTTTAAATGCTATAAAACTTGCCGGTAAAAAGATGGAAGACTGCAAGATTGTTCTTTTGGGAGCCGGTGCTTCAAACACGACAATAGCCCGTCTTATCTTGGCTGACGGCGGAAAACCTGAAAATATGATTATCTGCGATTCAAGAGGAGCATTACATTCAGGCCGAAAAGACATAGAAGAAGATAAGCGCTATTACCGAAAGTGGGAGCTCTGTTTACAGACCAACCCCAAAAAGATTGAAACTTTTGATGAAGCAATGAAGGGTGCCGACGTTTTAATCGCTCTTTCTACTCCCGGGCCCAACACTGTAACAAAGGAACAGGTTGCCTCGATGAACGAAAAAGCTATAGTCTTTACCTGTGCAAACCCCATCCCCGAAATCTGGCCCCACGAAGCTAAGGCTGCCGGTGCCTTTATCGTCGGAACAGGACGAGGAGACTTCCCGAACCAGATTAATAACTCCGTTTGTTTCCCCGGTATCCTAAAGGGTGCTCTTTTGGTAAGAGCTAAAAAGATTTCCGACGGAATGGCTATCCGCTGTTCTCACTCGATTGCAGACTATTCCGAGAAGAAAGGCATCAATCCCGACAATATCGTAGTTACAATGCAGGATGAAGATGTCTTTGCAGTTGAAGCTGCCGATGTTGCAATGCAGGCCATTAAGGAAGGCTTGGCCCGCGTAACCATGACATGGGACGAAGCCTACAAAAAAGCAAAAAAAGATATTGAAGAAAGCCGCTCCTTGACCAAAATGTTAATGGAAAAGGATTTTATCAAAGAGCCCCCGCAAGAGTTCTATGAAAAAGCCTTAGAATACGCTGTCGAGCAGATTAAAAAGAACAGAAAATAA
- a CDS encoding ATP-binding protein, giving the protein MKKKLVKRHIIKKLKQLVSSFPIVALTGCRQCGKSTLLKYLFPDWKYVSLEDLDMRQLAQKDPRYFLSLYPEKAIFDEVQRVPDLFSYIQTHTDSIGKTGIYILSGSQNFLLMQSISQTLAGRCAVLNLSTFSIRELKASNLLIENIDECLFTGFYPRIYDQKPQPQDFYRSYIKTYIERDVRDLKNINDLSSFHKFIRLCAGRTGQILNLTELSNEAGLSVITARSWLSVLETSGLIFFLKPYSKNYGKRLIKSPKLYFYDTGLVCSLLGIENPEQVGTHYLRGGIFENLIISTYYKNEFFMGRDAEAFYWRNSNGLEIDLIIEKLSKGKPLLKIYEIKSSATMNEKFFSSIKKFCSISGTEIKNSNVVYAGNLSLPATDEHGAYISWKDW; this is encoded by the coding sequence ATGAAAAAAAAGCTTGTTAAAAGGCATATTATAAAAAAATTAAAGCAATTAGTCTCTTCTTTTCCGATAGTTGCATTAACGGGCTGCCGTCAATGCGGAAAATCGACTCTTTTAAAATATCTCTTTCCCGACTGGAAATATGTTTCTCTTGAGGATTTGGATATGAGGCAGTTAGCCCAAAAAGACCCTCGATATTTTTTGAGCCTTTACCCCGAAAAAGCTATTTTCGATGAGGTGCAGCGTGTTCCCGATTTATTTTCGTATATTCAAACCCATACGGATTCTATCGGCAAAACAGGTATTTATATCCTCTCAGGTTCGCAAAATTTTTTACTTATGCAGTCAATATCCCAAACTTTGGCAGGAAGGTGTGCCGTTTTAAACCTTTCAACCTTTTCGATACGGGAGTTAAAAGCGAGTAATCTTTTGATAGAAAATATCGACGAATGTTTATTTACCGGTTTTTATCCGCGTATTTATGACCAAAAACCTCAACCCCAAGATTTTTACCGTTCTTATATCAAAACCTACATTGAGCGGGATGTACGGGATTTAAAAAACATAAACGATTTATCTTCTTTTCATAAATTTATCCGCTTATGTGCAGGGAGAACCGGACAAATATTGAATCTTACCGAGCTCTCAAATGAGGCAGGGCTCTCGGTCATCACGGCTCGATCTTGGCTTTCCGTGCTTGAAACAAGCGGGCTTATCTTTTTCTTAAAGCCCTACTCAAAAAATTACGGAAAAAGGCTTATTAAATCTCCTAAGCTTTATTTTTATGATACGGGCTTGGTTTGTTCCTTGTTGGGAATAGAAAATCCTGAACAGGTCGGTACCCACTATTTAAGAGGCGGAATTTTTGAAAACCTCATAATAAGCACTTATTATAAAAACGAATTTTTTATGGGAAGGGATGCAGAAGCTTTTTATTGGCGTAATTCCAACGGCCTTGAAATCGACTTGATAATAGAAAAACTCTCAAAAGGAAAGCCGCTTCTTAAAATATACGAAATAAAGTCCTCTGCCACAATGAACGAAAAATTCTTTTCTTCCATAAAAAAATTTTGCTCCATCAGCGGCACCGAAATAAAAAACTCAAATGTAGTGTATGCAGGAAACCTTTCTCTTCCGGCAACTGATGAGCATGGTGCTTATATCTCGTGGAAAGATTGGTAA
- a CDS encoding M42 family metallopeptidase, which translates to MEKNKLAELKTSISNAAEKVMDEIITICNIPSPTGYTCEAADYVLKRLSGLGFKPWLTNKGAVVCELDKNAEPNTGKKGDKALLLSAHIDTLGLFVRHIKSSGRLRTSLDGGFPYNYVEQSNVTVITREGKKYEGTMRLTEPAVHASREINELKRDDSNMELVLDEIVKSREDVEKLGIMAGDVVAIESLARKAGNGFLKSRHLDDKASCGMFIYLAEQVAKGELKLKRKTYIMFTNYEEIGHGASAGHPEGISDMLAVDMGVVGSDLDTDEYAVSICAKDSSGPYNYEFTSELIKIAKEMELNFAVDVYPFYGSDASAALSAGYDYRHALIGTGVAASHGYERIHKQGLENTLLLLTGYISE; encoded by the coding sequence ATGGAAAAAAATAAACTTGCCGAGCTTAAAACTTCAATTTCAAATGCAGCCGAAAAGGTAATGGACGAGATTATCACTATCTGCAATATACCCAGTCCCACGGGCTACACCTGCGAGGCCGCCGATTATGTTCTAAAAAGGCTTTCAGGTTTAGGCTTTAAGCCTTGGCTTACGAACAAGGGTGCTGTTGTCTGCGAGCTTGATAAAAATGCCGAACCTAATACCGGCAAAAAAGGAGATAAGGCTCTTTTGCTTTCAGCCCATATTGACACCCTCGGCCTTTTTGTTAGGCACATTAAATCTTCAGGCCGGCTGCGTACATCCCTTGACGGGGGCTTTCCATACAATTATGTAGAGCAGTCCAACGTAACGGTTATCACAAGAGAGGGGAAAAAATATGAGGGCACTATGAGGCTCACGGAACCTGCCGTTCACGCCTCGCGCGAGATAAACGAGCTGAAAAGAGATGATTCAAATATGGAGCTAGTGCTCGATGAGATTGTAAAATCCCGTGAAGATGTCGAAAAGCTAGGCATCATGGCAGGTGATGTTGTGGCCATTGAATCCCTTGCCCGAAAGGCCGGAAACGGCTTTTTAAAGAGCCGGCACTTGGACGACAAGGCGAGCTGCGGAATGTTCATCTATCTTGCAGAACAGGTTGCAAAGGGAGAATTAAAATTAAAACGCAAGACCTACATTATGTTTACCAATTATGAAGAAATAGGCCATGGAGCTTCTGCAGGACACCCCGAAGGCATAAGCGATATGCTTGCAGTCGATATGGGCGTTGTGGGAAGCGACCTTGATACCGATGAATATGCAGTTTCAATCTGCGCAAAGGATTCTTCCGGGCCCTATAATTATGAGTTTACAAGCGAGCTCATCAAAATAGCCAAGGAGATGGAACTGAACTTTGCAGTCGATGTTTATCCCTTTTACGGCTCGGATGCTTCCGCTGCCCTAAGTGCAGGCTATGACTACCGCCATGCCCTTATCGGAACCGGAGTTGCCGCCTCCCACGGCTATGAAAGAATTCATAAACAGGGGCTTGAAAACACTCTTCTTTTATTGACGGGGTATATTTCGGAATAA
- a CDS encoding potassium channel family protein: MKGKKKYKKTDIEFSQPKKTPLIVRFVLWIKHIPASDIFRILAGFAFIFLVLVVIIFVSEANSNSRINNFFDAFWYSLVTITTVGYGDITPSTILGRLAGIILLLFGVVAFAGVSGKVASFFFDRQVKKDRGLIRLEKIKNHFLICGWKPNFDRILLGIISSNPDIPIDHIVLINNASPENMDIIKTDRRFKGLIYLFGDYTDEATLLRANVRYAERALILSDYSQNASPMEVDSRTVLAVLTIGSLNSHIYTAAELIDSKFRQHLSLAHCDEIILSTDYERSILVSASSGTGLSHVLRELITEKSGEGLIINDIPFEFIGKTYREYRRSLSGGRVLIGLLENTGNFYSRRKEALHEAQKNPNIQQIVNNLKKIKRLKSNEPILTPPDEYIIKPNSRGIFVSGRKRTDFTLDGTALDDSQILNEGGADDR, encoded by the coding sequence ATGAAGGGCAAAAAAAAATACAAAAAAACGGATATAGAATTCTCTCAGCCTAAAAAAACTCCGTTGATTGTCAGGTTTGTGCTTTGGATAAAGCATATTCCTGCAAGCGATATTTTTAGAATACTGGCAGGTTTTGCATTTATTTTTCTTGTATTGGTTGTAATTATCTTTGTTTCGGAAGCAAACAGTAATTCAAGGATTAACAATTTTTTCGATGCCTTTTGGTATTCTCTTGTAACTATCACAACCGTCGGTTACGGAGACATTACTCCCTCAACAATTTTGGGCCGCTTGGCCGGTATCATTCTTCTTCTTTTTGGAGTTGTAGCTTTTGCAGGCGTGAGCGGAAAAGTTGCATCGTTCTTTTTTGATAGACAGGTAAAAAAAGATAGGGGGCTTATTAGATTGGAAAAGATAAAAAATCATTTTTTGATATGCGGCTGGAAGCCTAATTTTGACAGGATTCTTTTAGGGATTATTTCTTCAAACCCCGATATTCCCATAGACCATATTGTTCTTATAAATAATGCAAGCCCAGAAAATATGGATATAATTAAAACCGACAGACGCTTTAAGGGGCTTATCTATCTATTCGGGGATTATACCGATGAGGCGACATTGCTCCGTGCAAATGTAAGATATGCAGAGCGGGCTCTCATTCTTTCAGACTATTCGCAAAATGCTTCCCCCATGGAAGTAGATTCGCGCACGGTACTTGCAGTTCTCACAATAGGAAGTCTTAACTCCCATATATATACGGCCGCCGAGCTCATCGACTCAAAATTCCGGCAGCACCTTTCCCTTGCTCACTGTGATGAAATTATTTTAAGTACCGATTATGAAAGGAGCATTTTAGTTTCGGCTTCAAGCGGTACGGGGCTTAGCCATGTTTTAAGAGAACTAATCACGGAAAAATCAGGCGAGGGGCTTATCATAAACGATATTCCTTTTGAGTTTATAGGCAAGACCTACCGCGAATACCGCCGCAGCCTTTCTGGCGGCCGCGTTTTAATAGGCCTTTTGGAAAATACGGGGAACTTTTACAGCCGCCGAAAAGAAGCCCTGCACGAGGCTCAAAAAAATCCCAATATTCAGCAGATAGTAAATAACCTAAAAAAGATAAAACGGCTTAAAAGCAATGAGCCTATTTTGACTCCGCCCGATGAATATATAATAAAGCCTAATTCCAGAGGTATTTTTGTTTCGGGAAGAAAACGTACCGACTTTACCCTTGACGGAACAGCTCTTGACGACTCCCAAATTTTAAATGAAGGAGGAGCAGATGACAGATAA
- a CDS encoding cyclic nucleotide-binding domain-containing protein — MTDKEIMEKKDEILSLISRLEIFSDLAGLDSSKGSDIADNQNKIFLEKIFSFLSVKNFTSGEIILDKNDTGKSLFILVKGEVQMLRTTLEGSPFALSNLKAEENVCFGKAALLGEDFHGSSVKALNECTVLELRSQDFLSLCNEMPTQGYKVIYRIARRLAKALQEATKDSLTLYQALLDEVGMP; from the coding sequence ATGACAGATAAAGAAATCATGGAAAAAAAAGATGAAATTCTATCTCTTATATCGAGATTGGAAATATTTTCAGACCTCGCAGGATTGGATTCGTCTAAAGGTTCGGATATAGCAGATAATCAAAATAAGATATTTTTAGAAAAGATTTTTTCTTTTTTAAGCGTAAAAAATTTTACTAGCGGCGAAATTATACTCGATAAAAACGACACGGGAAAAAGCCTTTTTATCTTAGTTAAGGGGGAGGTACAAATGCTCCGCACAACCCTTGAAGGTTCTCCCTTTGCCTTGAGCAATCTAAAGGCTGAAGAAAATGTTTGCTTTGGAAAGGCCGCCTTGCTCGGAGAAGATTTTCACGGTTCTTCTGTAAAGGCCTTAAACGAGTGCACCGTCTTGGAGCTAAGGTCTCAAGATTTTTTAAGTCTATGCAATGAAATGCCGACACAAGGCTATAAGGTTATTTACCGTATTGCCCGCCGCCTTGCAAAAGCCCTCCAAGAAGCGACCAAGGATTCCCTCACTCTCTATCAAGCCTTGCTCGATGAGGTAGGGATGCCGTAA